One genomic region from Candidatus Bathyarchaeia archaeon encodes:
- a CDS encoding glycosyltransferase family 4 protein → MKLNIAYLLLHDQKFSGWRLEDFVFQRYHFSKDYAEMVGRRGNNVVLYTFHQDLRETKEFCLGDYVLKAFPVKFRFPPLVPIGSSHNFGIIKELVVGDFDIVHFHNYYFWSFAPMVFAKCRRQCGWRLVAQYHGEPELQILGKHIHRPFFGVVDKFLVAPDEEIYWLEKLHVSRSKILKFPNVGVDTSLFRRVGRKAKVPHLIYAGRMTFRPGTLKEQNPWLILEVVQRLKRKYGGDFKVLMVGDGPALDALKSFSKCLGLERNVEFPGFVPHHLLPNLYSKCVLAFAPTSMLDLNPLWGGALKEALACEAAVASFNPYIRSYLEARRRFGLLLPTNVEKAAEFLCMALRDPDFLVEAGLRGRRFIEMFCSWEKVIERLLKVYRELLSEA, encoded by the coding sequence ATGAAATTGAATATTGCCTACCTGCTGCTCCACGACCAAAAGTTCAGCGGCTGGCGTCTAGAAGACTTTGTCTTTCAACGCTACCATTTCTCTAAGGATTATGCTGAAATGGTTGGCCGCAGAGGCAACAATGTTGTCCTTTACACGTTCCACCAAGACTTGAGGGAGACAAAAGAGTTTTGTTTAGGCGACTATGTGCTTAAGGCTTTTCCTGTTAAGTTTAGGTTTCCACCACTAGTTCCTATAGGTAGCTCTCATAATTTTGGGATAATAAAAGAACTTGTAGTGGGCGATTTTGACATAGTTCATTTTCACAACTATTACTTTTGGTCCTTTGCGCCAATGGTATTTGCTAAGTGTCGCCGCCAATGCGGGTGGAGGCTTGTCGCCCAATATCATGGAGAGCCTGAACTCCAAATCCTTGGAAAACACATTCATAGACCATTTTTTGGTGTTGTTGACAAGTTTCTTGTGGCGCCAGACGAGGAGATTTACTGGCTGGAAAAACTTCATGTTAGCCGCAGCAAAATTCTAAAATTTCCAAATGTGGGAGTTGATACCTCCTTGTTCCGCAGAGTTGGCAGGAAGGCTAAGGTTCCACATCTAATTTATGCTGGTAGAATGACTTTTAGGCCTGGAACTTTGAAGGAGCAGAATCCATGGCTTATCCTGGAGGTTGTTCAGAGGCTTAAAAGAAAGTATGGAGGCGACTTTAAAGTTTTAATGGTTGGAGATGGACCGGCACTTGATGCATTGAAAAGTTTTTCTAAATGTTTAGGTCTTGAAAGAAATGTTGAGTTTCCTGGTTTTGTTCCGCACCACTTGCTGCCAAACCTCTATTCAAAATGTGTCTTGGCATTCGCCCCTACATCCATGTTGGATTTAAACCCCCTTTGGGGTGGCGCCTTAAAAGAGGCTCTTGCATGCGAGGCGGCTGTTGCAAGTTTCAACCCTTACATCAGAAGTTACTTGGAGGCGAGGAGGCGTTTCGGCTTGCTCTTGCCTACAAATGTGGAAAAAGCTGCAGAATTTTTGTGTATGGCTCTGAGGGATCCGGACTTTCTGGTTGAGGCTGGTTTGCGTGGTAGAAGATTTATAGAAATGTTTTGTTCTTGGGAAAAAGTTATTGAAAGGCTCCTAAAAGTTTATAGAGAATTGCTGTCGGAGGCTTGA
- a CDS encoding glycosyltransferase 87 family protein yields MKGKLQKMHRHLDKFRMLILLGLIVRLALCFWTGHPWDFEVFIRVGYYVAKGSSLFGIYLAESYYKEGLGQPIFPYVTGLGYLPAWGLYTALAYRIYSLLPVSPFLYYFMLKLAPILGDSASTHLIYSLTWMVTGDVEKARLSALTFFLCPFIILVSSVWGMFDSIPLAFTLASAMLLLLDKPFLSGICLGIGIYIKVVPIIYLPIHMLYLSSKKGIRQALTHLLTALLAPFMLTMVPLVYFGWDPSKAAITIFSQTQRTGEVLTYWNLSALLNDLFLEIFSSEVLNEVFSFPLVRYFWVLGLMVGYLLYHKLQKDSDEPQGLSLLKGYLFVTIGFLLTRTFIPEQFVIHLAPLIIVQAKDWRPEKMLGWRSVWIPALTFTFINLYPFTFAYLINPELWYVFSYWAFTKPYSSVRYLARFITAVVFDLFLVKILSEMVRSHGESA; encoded by the coding sequence ATGAAGGGAAAGCTGCAAAAAATGCATAGGCATCTTGACAAGTTTAGGATGCTTATCCTCCTAGGACTAATCGTTAGGCTAGCCCTCTGCTTCTGGACCGGACACCCCTGGGATTTTGAAGTTTTTATCCGTGTGGGATATTATGTGGCTAAAGGCTCAAGTCTTTTCGGCATCTACCTAGCAGAAAGCTACTATAAGGAAGGTTTGGGTCAACCAATATTTCCATATGTTACAGGCTTGGGCTACCTTCCAGCATGGGGACTATACACAGCCCTCGCATACAGAATCTACAGTCTCTTACCAGTCTCCCCATTCCTCTACTATTTTATGCTAAAACTAGCCCCAATTCTCGGAGACTCGGCTTCAACACACCTAATCTACTCATTAACATGGATGGTTACTGGCGACGTGGAGAAGGCAAGGCTTAGCGCATTAACATTTTTTCTATGCCCCTTTATCATACTTGTAAGCTCGGTTTGGGGCATGTTTGACTCCATACCATTGGCTTTTACGTTGGCATCTGCAATGCTACTGTTGCTGGACAAGCCTTTTTTAAGCGGAATTTGCCTTGGAATAGGAATCTACATAAAAGTTGTTCCAATAATTTATCTTCCAATACATATGCTTTACCTAAGCAGCAAGAAAGGGATTAGACAAGCTTTAACCCATCTATTAACCGCCTTGCTTGCCCCTTTCATGTTGACGATGGTTCCACTGGTCTATTTTGGCTGGGACCCCTCAAAAGCTGCCATAACAATCTTCAGCCAGACCCAGAGAACAGGCGAAGTTTTAACCTACTGGAATCTAAGCGCCCTCCTAAACGACTTGTTCCTAGAGATCTTTTCAAGCGAGGTACTAAACGAGGTTTTCTCCTTCCCGTTAGTGAGGTATTTTTGGGTTCTGGGACTTATGGTGGGCTACCTCCTATACCACAAACTACAAAAGGATTCCGATGAACCTCAAGGTTTAAGCCTATTAAAGGGATACCTTTTCGTAACAATAGGGTTTCTATTGACAAGAACCTTTATTCCAGAACAGTTCGTTATCCACCTAGCCCCCCTAATAATTGTTCAGGCAAAAGATTGGCGGCCTGAGAAGATGCTGGGCTGGAGGAGTGTTTGGATTCCAGCCCTAACCTTCACTTTCATCAATTTGTATCCGTTTACATTCGCTTACCTAATAAATCCGGAATTATGGTACGTCTTCAGCTATTGGGCATTCACAAAACCCTACTCAAGCGTTAGATATCTTGCACGCTTCATCACAGCAGTGGTTTTCGACCTATTTTTGGTGAAAATTCTCTCTGAAATGGTGAGAAGCCATGGAGAAAGTGCCTGA